From the Granulicella sp. L56 genome, the window AGGGATTTCTCAACGCCGATCCACAATCTTCAGGAACAAGCATTAGCTTTATTGCATTTACCCTGTCTGGCTATCACCTGGTAACGGCGGATAAGAATGCGGTATCCGTTGATCCGCCTGAAGATTCTCCTAATGACGACCTTTCGTTCGCCCACGGCTTCGGGCATGTCTGGGTAGAGCGAGGACTGAGCCCGCATTCGCAGATCGTAGAGATCCGAAATCCTTCCCACATTGTCATCAACGATGCGCGTGAACCGATGCTCTCCTCTGACGGGCAGAACCTTGCCTTTGTACACGACGATCACGGCCGGGGGCGCTTGATGGTGCGGACAGCATTTCAATCTAATGCCGCGAACGAAGTTGCGCTCACATCTTCTTCGCTGAATGTATATGAAGCGAGCTTTCTTTCCAAAAGAGAGTACGCCTTTGCCGCGGCTGAAGGGCAGCATTCCCCACAGATTTTTCTGACCGATGCAACACACTTAAACACCCCGCTCACGCTCGGTGAATCCCGCTACCCTGCATTGTCACCCGATGGGCGCTGGATCGCTTACAGCCACTTCGAACATGGCGCGTGGAATCTGTGGATTCGCGACCAGGGGACGGGCGTGACGCGACGCATTGCCGATGAGCCATGCAATCAGATTCAGCCCTCTTGGGAAGACGACTCGAAAACACTGCTCTACAGCACGGACTGCGGTCGAAGCCTCTGGTTCACCGCGGTATCGCGGCGAAGAGTGATCCCGTAACAGCGAGTTGCACATCGTGCAGCGTCGAGATTCCGTCCCGGATATACCCCTATGGACAAGGGGTGAAATCTCTCTTCCCATTACCGGCACAAATACTCTACTGGATCATGCGTTTCATGTCAGAAGATCGAGCTTGCGTATCGCATCGTGCAGGTCGCAGTAGTGCAGCTCATAGGTAGGTACGTCAGAGAGCGTCTGCAATATCTTTTCATGCTTCTCGCGAATCTCTCCCGCAGAGAAGAGTTCCTGGCAGATACGCAACGTTGCTGTTCCGGCTGGCAACGTGACAAGTTTTCCCGTTGCTATGGGATAACGGTTCAGGTAAACGATCGAATGCACTTTGACTTCAGGGGTAGTACTGATACGCAGATCGGAGAGTTCAGCGATCTTCACCTCAATCGAAGGCTTCCCCTCCATACGTGGTGTAACGTTTCGGTTTTCTAATTCCGGGAAGAGGGTCTTTGCTTCGGGACGGAAGCGGACTCGATGAGAGTGTCCAATCACACGCGGGCTAGCCGAGCCATTGATCAAATAACAAGTATCATCCGACGTATAGACCCATCCGGCCCGCGCGCACGCATAAGCAAGAGTTGATTTGCCTGCACCCGAGTTGCCGCAGAGCAGAATGCCCTTTCCATTCTTACTGATGCAGGCGGCGTGGATATCAGTCACGGCGGATGCCCCAAGCAATAGGTACACAACTTTTTCGAGGAAGTTATATCGGAAATAGAGCCTATTGTTCAGCGCAGCTTTCTTCAACCAGACGAAGCTCGTACAGGTTTTCAGATCGAGCAATGCCTGGTTATCCCCATCTGCAACCAGGGAATATAGGTGGTTGTATTCCCGCCGAGTAGGTTCGGGCGGGCATTTGGAGCTGCCTCCGCTACTGATACCGATACGCACCTGCAGAGCGATGCTTCCCCGGCGTAGGCGCCTGTGTCCGAAGCTTTCATTCGCGGCAACCAGGACATCTGGATCGTTCGTCATGATCTCAACCGCGAATCCCAGCGGATAGAAGGTTCGATGGAACGGGAGCTCGAAATCGTAGAGAAGAGAATCCTGCGGTCTGCCTGGCGCGGGAACTCCGTCTTTCTTCTGTGCTTTTGGCAGGATACGTCTACTACTCACGCCCGTATCGCCCTGCCTTCCGTGGATGGGGGAAGCGAGACCTGTCTGAACGAGCAAATCGATTGGCAGCATAGGCACTCCGAATTAGAAAAGCTCTTCTGTAGTCCCGGTATAGAAGGCAACAGCTACGCCTGAGTTTAGGAAACGGACTACTCGAAGTTGTCACCGCAGGGTAATGGAATTGTCACGGTCTTGATCGAATTATTCTGGGGTCATTAGCATGCTGCTACATACCGAAAAGATCGTTACTTATCGTGATTTTTATCGGACAACAAAAGAATGACAATTCACTGACGAACGCATGACACGGACGCACCGTTCGCTCTTCTACGGTCATAGACGAAGAGCAAATGCCTATGCCTCAATCAGCCAAGATCGCCGTTTCAGCAAACATCGTTCCGAGTAAGAGGCCGCAAATGAGCATCCGCTCCGTTTGCATGTCTCGGATGTTCTGTTTCGCAGCGGTATGGATACTGGCACTCTCCTCATCTACCGCGGTCCTGTCCGCATACGGCCAGGTAGTGACTCAGACCACGGCACAATCTCAGACAGGGGGCACCGCTAGTGAGTCGGCGACGTCTGCCGACAGCAGCGACTCAGAGAACACTCAGGACTCGGCAGGTCTTGCGGGTCAAATGCCCCAAACATCGCTTTCCGCTGACCAGATCATCAACATCCTCCAACGAAGCCCCGATCTTGTCGTAGAGCTGAAGTCGGAGCTGGCGGATCGCATGCAGCAGCAAGGCGTACAGATTGATCCAAATGATATCTCGGATCAGACGCTTTACAGCCAGATCTCCTCGAACGCCAACTTGCGCGCGAGTATCACAAGCGTTCTACGCGCGCGCGGGTATGTATCCGACGGGGACCTTCAATCCATGGGATCGAGCGTTCCAGAGGAAGACTCTCCCAGGCATTTGTCCTCGACGGGATCTTCACTCTCGCGAGGTGACGATGCCGTTGAGGCAGGCGCTGGTACGAGCGAGAGATCGCCAGGCTTTGGCGAAAATGACAATTCGGCGAGCGCGGGTCCATTCATGCGTCCAGATCACAGCCGGCAGAGCGCTGAGGGAAGCCCTCGGCGGCAAGAGAAGGTAAACGCATCGACCGACTCGCCGAAGGTTTTCCGGCGTCCCTCTCCCTACGATCTGCAGTCGATGCGCGATCTCTACACGCAAATTCCCAACGAAACCGCCCAGCTAAGGCGCTTCGGATCGGAGGTATTCATAAATCACGACGGCTCTGCGGTTGCGATCGGAATCTCGAGCCAGAACACTCCCCTTGATGTGCCGTTGGGACCGGACTATATCGTTGGGGCCGGAGATACGCTCACAATCAATCTGTGGGGAGGAGTTACCCAAAACATCACTCGTACTGTCGACCGTGACGGCCACATCTTTCTTCCAGAAGCGGGATCGATCCAACTCGCGGGGCTGTCTCTCGGGACGGCGCAGAGCTTGATTGGCAGTGAGCTTAAGCAGCAGTTCCGGAATGCGCAGGTTTCAGTAACCGTCTCGCGCCTGCGATCGGTGCGCGTTTATGTAGTCGGTGATGTACAGCAGCCCGGCGGATACGATATCAGCGCGCTTGCTACTCCCTTAAGTGCACTCTACGCCGCTGGCGGTCCTACATCGATTGGGTCGCTGCGCACGCTGCTCCACTATCGTGGCAAGCAGCTGGTTGAAAAGGTCGACCTTTACGACTTCCTGCTTCACGGCATTCGCAACGGCAGCGCGCCCTTTGAGAGCGGGGATACGCTGCTTGTGCCGCCCGCTGGTCCCCAGATCGCAATATTTGGTGCGATCAAACGTCCGGCGATCTACGAGCTCAAAGCCGGGGAGACAACCCTCGCTTCGGTCGTCGAGGACGCCGGTGGATTCACCGCTGCGGCTTCGCTCAGCCACATCAGGATCGAGCGGATTGACGCTCACCATCAGCGTGTGACGGTAACTCTACCCGATCACGACACGCAAAGCCCACAGGCCGCCGGAGGTGCAATCGACAATTTCCAGGTCGAGGACGGAGATCGGATTCGCATTGAACCGATCCTGTCCTACAGCCAGCGGGCAATTTATCTCGCAGGCCATGTAGTGCGTCCCGGACGTCTGCCCTATAGCGACGGCATGCACCTAAGCGATGTCCTCCGCAGCTATCAGGACATGTTGCCCGAGCCCGCGGCCCATGGAGAGCTTGTCCGCCTTGTTCCGCCCGATCTGCATGCGGAGACCATCGACTTCAACGTTCCCGATGTGCTGATCGGAAACGCCAATATCGACCTGCACCCGTTCGATACCATCAGGATCTTCGGACGCTACGAAGTGGATGCCCCGAAGGTCACGATCCGTGGTGAAGTGCTGCGGCCTGGTACATACCCGATGTCCAAGGGCATGACCGCAGCGGGACTCGTCCGCATGGCGGGCGGTTTCAAGCGGGACGCTCTGTTGGAAAGTGCCGATCTCACAAGTTATGAGGTAAGCAACGGCAATCGTCTCGTCGAAGATCTTGCGACGGTAAAAATCGGAGCAGCAGTTACAGGGTCCGACGCTCAAGCTGACGTTCCTCTCAAGCCAGGAGACATTCTGGCAATTCATCAGATCACCAGTTGGAATGACATGGGCGAGTCGGTAACCATCTCAGGCCAGGTCAGATTTCCAGGTAGCTATGGATTCACCGATGGGGAGCATCTCAGCTCAGTTTTGCGGAGAGTCGGAGGCCTTCTTCCTACGGCATACCCAATAGGTGCGGTGTTCACTCGGGTCCAGGTCCGTGAGCTTGAGCAGAAGAGTCGTGAAGAGTTGATTCGACAGATCGAGACGAACTCGGCGGCTGCGCGCCTTTCCCCTGGTCTGGCAGGCAGCAACGCAGGCGGAGAGCTGCAACTTATCAAGGCCCAGCAAGAGCAGGTACTTTCAGATCTGAAAAGTCGCCCGCCCATGGGTCGCATGGTGATTCACGTCACCCCCGACATCGACAGTTGGGCGAATACGCCTGCGGACATAGAGCTGCGCAGGGGAGACATACTGACGATTCCGAAGCGGCCCGGCTTCGTACTTATAACCGGTCAGGTCTACAACGCAACCGCTCTCACTTATGCGCCGGATAAAACCGCCGGTTGGTATCTCAGCCGCGCTGGTGGAACCAATGCAACCGCCAACCGCAAAGAAATATTCATTATTCGCGCTAACGGCTCGGTCGTTGGTCGCCACTCGGGAGGATGGTTTGATGCTGACGTTCTTTCAACCAAGCTCAATCCAGGCGATGTCGTCGTCGTACCACAGAAGATCCTCGGCGGCTCATTGTTTTGGAAAACCTTATTGAGTACCGGGCAACTTGCCGCATCCGTTGCGATCACTGCGGCTGTGGCTGCAGCGGCGCTGTAGGCATGCTTTCCATACCAAAGACTTTCTCACTGCTTGCGATGTGTTTCATCATGACTCTTTCTCTCCAAGCCGCCCGTTTCTCCAACCCGCAGGACGGCCCGCAGGCTAGCGCCTCCAACATGGCGTCGACATATGTACCGATTGAAAGCTGGGTTTACCCCACATTCGAGCGGCTTGCTGCCGAAGGTTACCTTCCCGCCGCTTTCTTTAGTCTGCGTCCATGGACCCGGATGGATTGTGCGCGTCTGGTGGACGAAGCTGAAGATCTGGTGGACAAAGATGAAGAGCAGATCGCCGCCAAGCCAGCGGCGTCCGACGCTCCTGCCCTCCTCGCTAGTCTGAAAGAAGAGTTTGCCGTAGAGCTAGCGCGGCGAGCAGGCGCAGGCAATGTCGAGTTTCGCCTGGAGTCGTTGGATCAACGCGTGACCGTGATTGCGGGTCGCCCCTTAACCGACGGATTTCATTTTGGCGAAACCTTGGTGAATGACGATGGCCGGCCATTTGCGGAGGGCGCCAACCTCTATTCAGGGGTTTCCTTCCGGGCAACGGCTGGCCCCTTCGCAGCTTATGTCAAAACCGAACTCCAGCGAGTGCCTTCAGCACCAGTTCCGGATGGCTTAGCGCAACAGCAGATCGCGGCGGCGGATTTCACGTCGTCGGCGGCAGCAGGGCCTATCTCCGGCTTCCTTCGCGGGAGGCTTCTCGAAGCGAATGTTTCCTTCACGGTCTCCAACAATCAGTTCACGTTTGGGCGTCAATCGCTCTGGTGGGGACCAGCGCGAAGCGGCGCGACTCTCTTCAGCAACAATGCCGAACCGATCGATATGCTTCGCTACGACCGTGTCCGTCCATTCCTGCTGCCAGACATCTTAAAGCTACTTGGCCCCATCCGCGCCCAGGTGCTCGTAGGCCGTCTCTCCGGGACGCAGTATGTACGCCCGACGAGTACTCTCCTTGGAACCTCAGGTGTTGCGCTCAGGGACCAACCCTTCATTCATGGAGAGAAAATCTCGTTCAAACCCACACCAAACTTTGAGTTCAGCGTTTCGCGCACGGTAATCTTCGGCGGTGCAGGCTCACCCGTAAATAGCTCCACCTTCCTACGCAGCATATTTTCGGTGGGAACAAAGAACGGAACAAACGATCCGGGAGATCGACGAATCGCCTTCGATGCCCAATATCGAATTCCCGGTTTACGGAATTGCCTGACGGGCTATTTCGACGGCTTTTCTGACGACCAGCCTTTCCCGCTGGCCTACCCGACAGAGAGTGCGTGGCTATCCGGGTTTTTCCTTCGTTGTGTACCACGCCTTCCGCGTCTGACACTTCGTGCAGAGGGTCTCCTTTCGCCGCACCGTGATCTGGCATTTCCAGGTTTTTTCTACTTCAACGTTCACTACCTGAGCGGCTATACAAACAACCGGCAACTGATTGGCAGTTGGATCGGGCGTGAAGGAGACGGCGAACAGGCATGGGCCACCTGGCATCTCTCGCCGCGTTCTTCAGTGGAACTGAGTGGACGCAGCATGACGGTCAATCGGGAATTTCTTCGCGGTGGAACGCTACGAGACCTGCGCGCCACCGTAGATATTGCTCTTCGCCCTGAATGGCAGTTATGCCTGGAAGAGCAGACGGAGCGGTGGCGCTTTCCTTTGCTCTTCACAACTCCGCAGCACAATACAGCGTTCACTTTTCAGCTTTCCTATCGGCCGCTTGGAAGGATAAGACAATGATTCCCAACTCAGTCCTTCCAATCCCGGAGCTGGATGAGGCAGTGGAGATCGGTCATGAGCCGACTTGGGCAATCCGCGCCATGTTGCTCTGGAAGCATCGCCGCAAGCTGGCACGCGTTACAGCAATTTCTCTGCTGGTAAGTCTTGCCGTCTCGTTTGCTATTCCCAAGCAATACAAGTCCACCGCAAGCATCATGCCACCTGATCAGCAAGGATCAGGCTCTATGCTGTTGGCGGCGCTTGCAGGCCATTCGGGTGGTTTGGGGGCATTGGGCGGTCTGGCGAGCGGACTTCTTGATACACACTCTTCCACTGCCTTGTTTATAAACCTGTTACAGAGCGGAACCATCAGTGGTCACCTCATTGACCGGTTCAACCTGCAACACGTTTACCACAAGCGCTATCGCATTGATACGACCAAGCACCTTGCGCGATGCACCAAGATTACGGAGGACAAGAAGAGCGGCGTCATCACGATTGCAGTGGAAGACAGAAGCAGGGTGCGTGCTCGCGATTTGGCACAGGCATATCTTGATGAGCTGAACAAACTCGTCACACAGACAAATACTTCGGCGGCCCATCAGGAACGTATCTTCGTCGAGCGGCGTCTGCAGGAAGTTCAGGCGAATCTCGAAGATGCAGAAATGCAGCTAAGCCAGTTCTCGAGCAAGAGCAGCGCTATCGACATTAAGGAGCAGACCCGCGCCATGGTCGATGCCGGCGCGCGAGTGCAGGCGGAACTCCTAGTCGAACAGTCGGGCCTCCAGTCTCTGCGCCAGATCTATGGCGATGGCAATGTCCGGGTGCGCGAGACAGTGGCCCGTATTGCCAGCTTGCAAGGTGAGCTTACAAAAATGACAGGGTCTTCGGCCCCACTGACCGCAGAAGCAATTCATGACGACAACACAAACTCCGGTGGCGGCGACGATAAGGGCGAACTCTACCCTCCTTTGCGCCAACTTCCGCGGCTTGCCGTCCCATATGCCGACCTCTACCGCCATGTGAAGGTACAAGAGACCGTATTTGAGCTACTCACGCAGCAGTATGAAATGGCCCGCATCGAGGAAGCTAAAGATGTTCCGGTTGTGAGAGTAATCGACCCGCCCGGAATACCCGAGAAGAAGTCGTTCCCTCCGCGCTTGCTGCTCACGCTGCTGCTCACGTCTCTTTCGTTCGTGGGCGCGTCGGCTCTAATCCTGGTACGGGATCATTGGAAGAAGGTCGACTCTGCTGATCCCCGCAAGATGCTCGTAGTTGAGATCTTGCCCGTATTGCGTCGGCGGATTAGCCTCCTTCGCCTGAAGCGAGGTGCCGAATGAAAACACACTTTGCGAATACTGCACGACTACGGCTCCTATCGGATTGGGCCATCAGTGACGGCGATCTACATCGTTGCCCTTACAAAGCCCAGAAGGAATCGTAATCATGAAGATCCTCATTAGTGCTGCCTCATACGCGTCGAATATCTCCGGCATACAGCGCCACGCTTGCAATGTCGTGCGCTGTCTGTTGCAGCAGCCGGAGGTGTCCTTTGTGCATCTTGTTATCGCGCCCTGGCAGCGCAAGCTGGTGCAGGACGCCGGTATCAAGCCAGATGTTCGACTTTCAACGCATATTGCTGAGATGGAGTCAGGCTCGCTCAGTCGAAATTCGTGGCACTACTGGAGACTTCCGGAGCTTGCAGCTCGCCTGGAAGTCGATTTGGTCCATCTCACCTATCCCGTACCCGTGAATGCCGCCGCGTTCATATGCCCGACGGTGGTGACGCTGCACGATATGTATCCCTATGAAATTCCCAGGAATTTCGGGTTCCCTAAATTCATCTTCAATCGTCTGGTCCTAAAGCAATGTCTTCGCAACGTCGACGTCATTGCCTGCGTCTCCGACGCTACGCGTAACCGCTTGGAGCAGTACTCATCAGCTCCCGTATGGCGCAAAGCGATCCGGATCTATAACTGCGTCGAAGCGCAGCCGCACTGCGCCACGCAGTCGCCTCTTCCGAATTGGCAGGGTGAGCCGTTTCTGCTCTGCGTCGCGCAGCATCGCCACAACAAGAATCTTCCTCTATTGATCCGGACCTTCGATCGACTGCTGCGCTCCGGACATGCCGGTTCGAATCTGAAGCTTGTCATCGTGGGAATCACTGCGCAGGATACCCGCAATATTCACAGAGTGGTGGCAGCACTGGGTCTTGGCGCGAGCATTTGCTTTCTTGAAGGCCTGTCCGAGCCGGAACTGCAATGGTGCTACATCCGGTGCGAAGCGGTGGTAGCTCCCTCCCTGACTGAAGGGTTCGGGCTTCCAGTTGCAGAAGCACTCCTTGCTGGATGCCGGATCGTCTGTTCGGACATACCGGCGCATCGGGAGATTGGAGATGGAAGATGCCGTTTTGTGGCATTGGGGCAAGACGCAGAGAACGCATTCGAAGAAGCGATTGTGGAAGTCCTCAAGGAGCCCAAGAGAGCGCCCGTGACTCTTTCTCAGTTCTCCACGCCGACTCTTGCGAAGCAATACATCAGCCTATATCGCAGGATCATTTATTCCACCGTTCCTGAGGAGAATACATGCGCTCCCATTTCGATTAATGGGGCAACGTCAGAGAGGCAGCCTCTATGACGATTATCAACTGCGTATTCGCGCTGCCGGGTCGAGAGGAAGAACATGGGCGCATCTGAATCTGTCACATCGCGTCTCTATGCAGAAACTCTCGTAGCTTCTGGCAGGGAATTGCGTACGACTTCAACATACCTACTCCAGAACACATTGGCAGCGATTGAGGTGGCGTCTGACTTTTTGACGTGCACTGTCGGCATTCTCATGGCTTACTTTCTTGAGTCTCAGCTATATATCGGAAGACAAATTCCATATCCCATCCGCGAAGCCGCGGCAGTAAGTCTTAGCGTCTCATTATTCGCTGTACTTCTTCTGCACCGAAACGGAGCGTATCGCGGAAGTGGCGGCCTGCTCCAGATTCGGGAAACGGAACGCGCAATTCGCGTCCCCGTGCAGTCCGTGCTTGCCATGCTTCCATTCAGCCTTCTTTTGAAGCTGAAGTTCTCCTGGCTGAATTTCATCGTTGCACTCGTTCTGATACCGGCCTTACTGATCTTGCAGAAGCACGCATTCGCTGCGGCGATCCGCGCAGTCCGCGTAAGAGGGCATGGCATAGACCGAGTGATTGTGTACGGAATAGGCGCAACAGGGAAGCGCATCCTTTCGGTGTTTTCTTGTTCGCTTCGCCTCGGACTCTACCCGGTAGCCGTGATCGATGATAACCCCGTACTTGACGACGAATGGATGCCCGAGATGGGATACCGGCGACGCCGTTCTGTTCCGGTTCAGCGTGGGCCGATCACATCTGCGTTGCTAACCTCCTGTCAGTGCAGCACCCTCGTTGTCGCGCTTCCGAACCTCTCCTCAGAGCAAATTGCTACAGCCGTGGATGCCGCTAACCAGGCTGGATCACGGGTCCTCTTTCTTTCCGCTACTGAACTCCAGGAACAGAAGTGGACGGAATCCATTGATGTCGACGGGCTATCGCTTACTCCTATGCTTGAGTCGTTCGAGCGGTGGCCCTACTCAATTGCGAAACGCATAGCCGATCTCATTGGCTCCTTGCTGCTATTGGCATTGTTGTCTCCTCTGTTCTTCCTGATTGCTTTCTGCATAAAGCTTGACTCGAGTGGCGCCGCGCTTTTCGTTCAGGACAGAGTAGGCCACAACGGTGAGCTCTTCAGGATGTACAAATTTCGTTCGATGCACAAAGGCACGCCACAATATGAATTTTCCCCGACCACGCCATTCGATCCTCGAATCACCAGGATCGGAAGGTTTCTCAGGAGGACCAGCCTGGATGAATTGCCTCAACTGATGAATGTCTTTCTGGGAGATATGTCCTTGGTAGGCCCCAGGCCGGAGATGCCCTTTATCGTGCAGATCTATACCTCCGAGCAGCGGCAGAGACTCCAGGTCATTCCCGGGATTACCGGCCTGTGGCAACTAAGCGCCGATAGAGCCTTCCTTATCCACGAGAACATCCAGTATGACCTCTACTACATCCGAAACCGCGGATTCTTTATGGATATAGCGATTCTGATTCACACATTGTTCTTCGCTATGCGAGGAGGCGTATGACGAACTCCACTTCTAATGCGCAATGGAAATCGACGCAGGATTGGTCATCACCATCTCCCATTCAATGCGACAAGTCCGAAGCTTGCCATACTGAATATCGCCTGCCGGACTCTCGCGATACAGTAACGATCACTCAATATCTCTGTCTCCGGGGAAATCAATGAGCGTCGCAATCATAACTGGCTCGTCTGGACTCGTTGGATCGGAAGCGGCGATGTACTTCGCGGCTCTGGGATTCGACGTGGTAGGAATCGACAATGGCATGCGCGAGGTATTTTTTGGGCAGGCCGCTTCCACACGGTGGATGACGGACAAGCTAAAGAAAGAATTGCCGCGTTATACGCATTACGACCTGGACATACGCGATGCGCCTGCCATCAACCGTGTCTTCGCCAAATATTCCGTCGACATCCAACTGATCATCCATACCGCTGCGCAGCCGTCCCACGATTGGGCGGCCAACGATCCCGTCACCGACTTTACGGTGAATGCGAACGGTACATCCGTTCTGCTCGAGGCAGCGAGAAATTATGCACCTAAGGGGGTATTCATCTTCATGTCGACGAATAAAGTTTATGGAGATCGCCCCAATTACTTGCCCCTCGTGGAACTGGATACTCGTTGGGAAATTGATCCAGAGCATGAGTATGTTGATGGAATCCCAGAGAGCATGTCGATCGATGGAACGCTGCATAGTCTATTCGGCGCGTCGAAAGTAGCCGCAGACACGCTCGTTCAGGAATACGGCCGGTATTTTGGCATGAGAACGGCATGTTTCCGCGGCGGATGTTTGACTGGGCCGAACCACTCGGGGGCCCAACTTCACGGGTTTCTGGCGTATTTAATGAAATGCGCCGTTATGGGCACGCCGTACACTATCTTCGGTTACAAGCGCAAACAGGTTCGTGACAACATCCATAGCGCCGATCTGATTCAGGCATTCCATCATTTTTTTATGAACCCACGATGTGGAGCGACTTATAACATCGGCGGCGGCCGCTTCAGCAACTGTTCGATGCTTGAGGCCGTTGCGCTTTGCGAAACGATCACCGGCAACGAGCTAAATTACACCTATGTTGACGAGAACCGTCGGGGAGATCACATCTGGTGGATTAGTAATCTGTCTCGCTTCAAAGCCGATTATCCAGACTGGTGCCTGCGCTTTGATGTTCCAGAAATCCTGCAACAGATCTACGAGCTGAACGCAGAGCGATGGGGGGCTGGATGCTTAATCTAGGCAAGAAAAATGTCCTTGGAATATTGATCGATGCAGTGGATTACGAAGCCGTCATTTCTTTTGTATTCGAGCGCTCCAGGCAAAAGCGCGGTGCGATGATTTCCGCTCTTGCCGTTCACGGAGTGATGACGGGCGTCTTGGACGCGGAGCATAAGTTTCGCTTGAATGGCTTCGACTTGCTTGTCCCCGATGGTCAACCCGT encodes:
- a CDS encoding NAD-dependent epimerase/dehydratase family protein, producing MSVAIITGSSGLVGSEAAMYFAALGFDVVGIDNGMREVFFGQAASTRWMTDKLKKELPRYTHYDLDIRDAPAINRVFAKYSVDIQLIIHTAAQPSHDWAANDPVTDFTVNANGTSVLLEAARNYAPKGVFIFMSTNKVYGDRPNYLPLVELDTRWEIDPEHEYVDGIPESMSIDGTLHSLFGASKVAADTLVQEYGRYFGMRTACFRGGCLTGPNHSGAQLHGFLAYLMKCAVMGTPYTIFGYKRKQVRDNIHSADLIQAFHHFFMNPRCGATYNIGGGRFSNCSMLEAVALCETITGNELNYTYVDENRRGDHIWWISNLSRFKADYPDWCLRFDVPEILQQIYELNAERWGAGCLI